In Halopiger aswanensis, the DNA window TCTCGGAGACGCTCGCGTTTGCGTTCCGTCTGTTCGATCTCGCGTCGCTCGGCTCGCAGCGACTCGATTCGGTCTTCGATCTCGTCGCGCTCGCTCAGTTTCTCCTCCTGGAGCGAGCGGAGCCGTTCGATCGTCGCCTCGATTTCGCTGCGCTGGACCTCGCTGCCGCAGGTCCAACAGCGGACGGTCTCGTCGTCCTCGAGCAGCGCGTCGGTGACGGTCCCGTCGTCGCTCGCGCCGTCGTCGCCCTCGGCCAGTAGCTCCCGAATCTCGGGGTGGGAGCCCTCGAGCATCTCCTCGTTGAACTGGACGATGCTCTGCAGTTGGCTCACGACGCCGTCGATCGACTGGGACTGGCGCTGGAGCCGGTCGATCTCCTCGTCGATGGACTCCCGATCCATCGCGTCGGTCTCGGGTAACTCGTCGCGCTCGGCTTCGATCTCCTCGCGCTCCTCGCGCAGCGCCGCGAGGCTCTCGCGTTCGGTCTCGAGATCGAAGCGGACGTCCTCGAGTTCCGAGCGGCGCTCGCGCAGTTCCTCGAGCTTTTCCTCGAGTTCGTCGGACTCGGCCTGCTGGTCGTCGGCCTCGTCTTCGGCCTCCTCGATGGCTTCCTTGACTTCCTCGAGTTCGGCGCGTTTCTCCTCGATCTGGGTCTCGATGTCGGTGCGCTGGCGCTCGAGTTCGGGCAGGTTACTCTTGAGCGACTCGAGGCGGTCGAGTTCGTCGGAGATTTCGTCCTTTTCGGCCGTCAGCCGAGTGATCTCGGCCTCGATCTCGTCGGTGTCGATCGGCCGGAGGATGATCTCGCGGAGATCGTCCTGCGTCGTCACCGCGCGCCGCGCCGGGTTCGACTCGAGCAGGAAGGCGAAGAGTTCGGCGAGTTCCGGATCGTCGAGGTACGGGTCGCCTTCCGTGACGACGGTGTTTCCGGCCCGTCGAAGTTGTCGGGTGTACGTGTCGCCGTCGAGTTCGAGTTCGACTTCGCCCTCCTCGGCGTCGGCCTTGAGAGACGCAGATTCGCCGCCGAGTGCGGCCATGAACGCCTGGAGCAGCGAGGTACGGTTGGTCGCGTTCTGCCCGGCCAGAACTGTAACCCCCGAATCGAGTTCGACTGTCGTTTCGTTGATGCCGCCGATATTTCGGGCCCAGAGTTGGGCCTCGCGTGGTACGGACTCCTGAGTGGCCATTGTTAGTTACTTTCCTATCCGAGTGATAAACCTTTGGTGGAAGGCGAAGCCGATGCCTCCGTGCGATACTCTCACGACTGAATTCGGCTGAACTGGGCCTATGCTTATCCCCGGAATAGGAAAGGTCGCCCGCGACCCTACGGCTTCGTCAACGCCCCGAATCGACTCGTTCGACTCACCGGTCGGCCGAATTCCGGCGGTGGTCCGTCGATCGTCGTGCGGCCGTTCCGGTGCTTCGGTTTATATACGAAGCCGCGGCCAAGCGCGGCATGCCGACTCGAAACCGCCGGTCGCGGCGAACCGCGATACGGACGATCGGCTCGCTCAGCGTCGGAGCGCTCGGCCTCGCCGGGTCCGCGGGCGTACGAGCCGACTCGAGCGCTACCGGAGACGACTGTGATGGCGATGCGGGCGCCAGTGGCGGCGATGGTACCGATAGCGGCCACGACGACGCCGGTGACACTGTCGACGACGTCCCCGACGGCGCAACGCGCTACGTGGCCGTCGTCGATCGGATCGTCGACGGCGAACACGTCGTCCTCCTGCTCGAGAAGGAGGGCGAACTGGTCGACCAACTCGTGATTTCGGTCGACGAGTTCGACGAGATCGCGGAGGGAGACCTCCTGCTCGTCGACGTGAACGACGGCGAGTTGCGCGACTACGAGCACATCGACGAGCGACCGCCCGGCGGCGTGTGAGCGGACGCGTATGAACGGTCGATACGCGTGACGGGACGAACAGGACGGACGAGACGACCTACGCCTCGCGAACCAGCGCGACGCTCGCCAGCTGGTCGCCGGCCACGACGGTCGCCTCTCGCGTGAGGGCGTAGAGAATTCCGTCGCGGTCCGCGACGGCCTCCTGCAGCGGCTCGTAGGTCGTCGGGTTGTACACCGTTCCGAGGACCGTCCCCTCCATCACTCGATCGCCGACCTCGAGCGACGGCTGCGGTCGGAACAGCCCGGAGTCGGCGGCGCTGACCTGCCCGAGGTGGTTGCGCGCGAGCGTCTGCTCGCGGTCGGGTACGTCGCCGGGGAGCATCTCGAGGTGCCGGAGCACGTCGAGCAGCCCGTCGACGCCGCTTTCGACGACGTCGTCGAGGATCTGCTTGTTGTGGGCGAGTTCGGGCGTGATCGAGGGGATGCTTTCGTTCGAGGCGGCGACCCGGAGCTTCCCCGCGAAGTTCCGGCGGTGCCACTCGTCGTCGGCGTCGTCGTCCGCCTGTTCGCCGAGCAGGAGCGCAGTGCCGAACGCCTCGGCGAGCCGGCGGGAGCGCGCGTCGCCCTCGCGGAAGACGACGTGGGGGTGCATGTCCGGACTGCCGGTGTGGAGGTCGACGATGGCGTCGGCCCGTCCGGCGTACTCCCAGAGGCGGGCGGCCATGCGCTGGTGGAGGCTGCCGTCGGCGTCGCCGGGCCAAACCCGGTTCATGTTGGGGTTGACGCTGTCGATGATCTCGGGCGTCGTGTAGGAGACGCGATCGAAGGTGAGCGGGTTCGCGACGGGGACCGCGACGACGGTTCCCGACAGGGACTCGAGCGGGAGGCGGTCGTGAAAGCGCCGGAGGACCTCGGTGCCGTTGACTTCGCGGCCGTGCTGGGCGGCCTGGACGTAGAGGGTCGGCGCCGGGTCGTCGGTCGGTTCGTCGGCCGATTCGTCGCCGCGGTAGGTGTGGACCGTCGTCGTGAGTTCGACGCCGGAGGGGAGTCGCGCGAGCGTCACCGTCTCGGACGTGTGCGTCCCGGTTCCCATACCGATCCTTTGCGATCCGGCGGTATGTACCTGCGGGGGCCGTTTGCCGGCCGCGGGGGCGGGTGCGGGACCGAGACGGCGGAAACTGAGCGAATCGCGAGACCACTACCGTTTTCACCCGCGCTGCCGTCGCGGTGGGTATGGGAGACCTTACTGCAACCCTGCACACGAGCAAGGGCGACATCGACGTCGAACTGTACGACGAGCGCGCACCCCGCACCGTCGAGAACTTCGTCGGGCTCGCGACCGGCGAGCGGACCTGGACCGATCCCGAAACGGGCGAGGAAGTCGACGGCGAGCCGCTGTACGACGACGTGCTCTTCCACCGGATCATCGAGGACTTCATGATCCAGACCGGCGACCCGACCGGCACCGGACGGGGCGGCCCCGGCTACCAGTTCGACGACGAGTTCCACGACGAACTGCGCCACGACGACGCGGGCATCCTCTCGATGGCCAACTCCGGCCCGAACACCAACGGCTCGCAGTTCTTCATCACGCTCGACGCCCAGCCTCACCTCGACGACCGCCACGCCGTCTTCGGCAAGGTCACCGACGGGATGGACGTCGTCCGCGAGATCGGCAGCGTCTCGACCGACGCCAACGACCGGCCGCAGGAGGACGTGCTCCTCGAGTCGGTTACCGTCCACGACGAGTAACGAACCCGGTCCGAACCGCGCCGTCCGATCGCTCCCCGCAGTTGCGACACCGTCACCGCTCGAGCGGGGGTCCGATCGGCCGGTCGCTGGCGGGTCGATCGGGAGCGGTTCGATCAAGTAGACGCTCGGTTCGCTGGCGGGTTTGTTTCGGACTGACGTACCAGACAAAGACGTTTTACCGACGGCACTGCTGTATATCGGTGAATGGGATCGTCGTCCACCGACGCGGACCACAGCGCGCAACTTCGTCGTCAGGAAGCGATCGCGGATCTGAGTCAGCAGGCGCTCGAGACGGGAGCGGCGGCTATCGACCAGTTGTTGGACGACGTGACGACCGCCGTCGCGGCGGCGCTCGACCTCGAGTACTGTACGATCGTCGAGAGCCAGGCCGACGGGACCGGCGCCGTCTACAGGGCCGAAGGCGGCCTCGAGACCGACCGCATCGGTGCGACGGTGACCGCAGACCGGTTGGCGCAGATCGAACGCGCCCTTCGCGCCGACGGACCGGTCGTCAACGAGTTTCCCGCAGACGGGGGTGTCCCGACGCCGCTGGCCGATCGCGGCGTCATCGACAGCGCTGCCGTGCGGATCGGGCCGCGCGACGATCCGTGCGGCGTCCTGAACGCGTACGCGACCGATCGCCGCGCGTTCACCGAGGACGAGCTGGCCTTCCTCGAGCGGGTCGCAGCCGTCCTCGCGTCGGCGGTCGAAAACGCCGACGCGAGGCGCGACCTCGAGCGGACGGAGCGACGGTTCGAGGCGATCTTCGAGGACCCGAACATCCTCGTCGGCCTGCTCGAGCCCGACGGGACGGTGATCGACATCAACGGGACGGCGATGGAGTACGTCGCGGCGGACCTCGAGGACGTGACCGGCGAGCCGTTCTGGGAGACGCCGTGGTGGGGCGAGGGCGACGACGTTCGAGACGACGTCCGGGAGTGGACCGAGCGAGCAGCGGCCGGCGAGTACGTGACTTTCGAGGCCGATCTCACCCGTCCGAGCGGGGAGCAGTACACGCTCGAGGGCGCGTTCCGTCCGGTTACGGACGACGACGGAAACGTGACGTCGGTCATCGTCTCGGACCGCGACGTCACCGTACGCGAGGAGCGCGAGCGCCGGCTGTCGACGCTGATGGACAACGTCCCGGGGATGGTCTACCGCTGCGAGAACGAGCGGGGGTGGCCGATGGAATTCGTCAGCGACGCTTGCGAGGATCTGACCGGCTACGACCCCGGGGCCCTCGAGCGCGACGAGGTTAGCTGGGGCGAAGACGTGATGGTGCAGGCGGACCGCGAGAAGCTGTGGCAGACGGTCCAGCGCGAGACCGTCTCGGACGAGGATGGTCACACGTTCTCCGAGACCTACCGCATCGAGACGGCCGACGGAGAACGACGCTGGGTCAGAGACTACGGGCGGGGACTCTTCAACGAAGACGGCGACCTCGTCGCCGTCGAAGGGATTATCGCGGACATCACCGAGCGCAAGCGCCTCGAAGCCGAACTCGCGGAGAGCGAGCAGCGCTACCGCACGCTGGTCGAGCACTTCCCGAACGGCGCGGTCGCGCTCGTCGACGAGGATCTGACCTACCGGACGGTCGGCGGCAGCCCGACCGACACGGCCGGCGTCACGGCCGACGAGGTCGAAGGAAAAACGGTTTCCGAGGCCGTGCCGCAGCCGCTCGCCGACGAACTCGTCCCCCGCTACGAGCGCGCCCTCGAGGGCGAGTCGAGCGCGTTCGAGACGGCGATCGACGGCCGCGTCTTTGACTTTCACGTCGTCCCGGTTCGGGACGACGACGGCGAGGTGTTCGCCGCGCTCGGCATGTCCCAGGACGTCACCGAGCGCTACGAGTACGAGCGGGAGCTCGAGGACGCCAAATCGCGACTCGAGGCGGCGACCGAAGCCGGGGCCGTCGGAACCTGGGAGTGGCACGTTCCCGAGGACCGGATGGTCGTCGGCGAGACGTTCGCCGAGACGTTCGGGGTCGATCCCGAGTCGGCCCGCGACGGCGTCCCGCTCGATCGGTTCCTCGAGGCGGTCCACGAGGACGACCGCGATCGAGTCGAACGGAAGATCGAAGCGGCCCTCGAGTCCTGCGGCGAGTACGAGGCCGAGTACCGCGTCCGCAACGCCGACGGCGAGATCCGCTGGGTGGTGGCCCGCGGTCGCGTCGAGTGCGACGCGGACGGCGACCCCGTCCGGTTCCCGGGTGCGGTCACCGACATCACGGAACGGAAGCGCGCGCAACTGCAACTCGAGCGGACGACCGACCAGCTCGAGACGCTGTTCGACGTCCTCCCCGTCGGCGTCATCGTCGCCGACGGCGACGGTGAGATACTGCAGGCCAACGACACCGCCGAGGAGATCTGGGGCGGCACCGCGTTGGACGCCCGCTCCGTCGAGGAGTACGAGAAGTACCCGGTCTGGTGGGCCGACTCGGGCGAGCGGGCCGCGCCCGAGGAGTTGACCCTCGCGCGGGTGCTCGACGGCGAGGAGGTGACCGACCCCGACATCTTCGAGATCGAGACCGACGACGGCGAGCGCCGGATCATTCGGGCGGAAGGAATGCCGATCCGGAACGACCGCGGGGAGGTGATCCGCGGCGTCGCCACCATCACCGACATCACCGAGCGCCGGGAGTACCGGCGCAAACTCGAGGAGAGCGAGCAGCGCTACCGGACGCTGATTGACAACTTCCCCAACGGCGCCGTGGCCCTGTTCGACGAGGACCTGCGTTACCGGATCGTCGGCGGCACCGCCTTCGAAGAGATCGGCGACGCCGCGGAGACGATCGTCGGCAAGACCGTCCACGAGCGGTACCCCCCAGAGCTGGCCACTCGGCTGGAGACGGCGTTCGAGGACGCGCTCGAGGGCGAGGCCAGTTCCTTGGAGATCGCGTTCTACGACCGCGACTGGATGACCCACACGGTCCCCGTCACGGACGACGACGGCGAGATCTTCGGCGGGATGGTGATGGTCCAAGACATCACCGAGCGCAAGGAACGCGAGCAGAAACTCCGCGAACGGGAGCGCCGGCTCGAGCAGTACAAGGAGTACACCGACGCGATTCTGGACGCGATCGACGACGTGTTCTACGTCGTCGACGAAAAGGGCGAGCTCCAGCGGTGGAACCGGAGCGTGGCCGAGGTGACCGGCTACGCGGACGAAGAGATCGACGCGATGTCGCCGACGGAATTAATCGCGCCTGACGATCACGAGGCCCTGTTTGAGGCGATCCGGGACGGCTTCGAGACGGGTTCGACCAGCGCGGAACTGACGGTCCGGACCGCCGACGGCGAACACGTCCCCTTCGAGTTCAACGCCTCGCGGCTTGCGGATCCGTGGGGGAACACCGTCCTCGCGGGCATCGGACGCGACATCACCGAGCGGCTCGAGCGCCAGCGCCGACTCGAGGAGAGCGAGCGGCGCTACCGGACGCTGGCTCAGCACTTCCCCAACGGCGCCGTCGGCGTCTACGACCGCGATCTCGCGTATACGCTCGCGGCAGGCGAGGAACTCGGCGCGACGCTCCCGCCCGCGGATCGGCTCGAGGGGAACCTGATGCCCGACATCTTCCCCGAGCACACGGTCGGGGACCTCGAGCCGGTGTTTCGGGCGGCCGTCGAAGACGGCGAGACCACCAGTACGGAGACAACGTTCGGCGGCCGCCACTGGCGCGTCTGGGCGACGCCGCTGCGCGACGCCGACGGCGAGATCTTCGCCGGATTGAGTTTCGCGCAGGATGTCACCGAGCAGGTCGAGCGCCAGCGCCACCTCGAGCGGTACGAGACGATCGTCGAGGAAGTTAACGACGGCGTCTACGTGGTCGACGAGGACGGCCGCTTCACGACGGTCAACGAGACGTACGCTGACATGGTCGGCTACGACCCCGACGACCTGATCGGCGAACACGTCTCGCTCGTCGTCGACGACGAGGTGGCCGACCGCGTCAGCGACCTCGAGGAGACCGTCGCCGGCGACGCCGAGTGGCCGACGGTCGAGGCCGATCTGCGGACCGCCGACGGCGACACCGTCCCCGTCGAGGCGAGCTTCGCGATGTTGCCCGAGGACGGCGGCGAGTGGCACCGAGTCGGCATCGTCCGAGACATCAGCGACCGGAAGGAGCGGGAACGCCAGCTCGAGGAGTCCGAGCGGCGCTACCGAACGCTGATCGAGAACTTCCCGGACGGCGCGGTCGGGCTGTTCGACGAGAATCTCACGTACACGGTCGCGGGCGGCCAGCTGCTCGGCGAAGCTGGCGTTCAGCCGGACGACCGCGTCGGAAATAGCGTGTACGACACCTACCCGGACGAGGTCGTCGAGGAAATCGAACCCTACTACCGGGCCGCGCTCGAGGGCGAATCCAACACCTTCGACGTCGAGTTCTACGGGCGACAGCTCCACGCGCACACCCTGCCCGTCAGGAACGCCGACGGCGACATCTACGCCGGCATGGTCGTCGTGCAGGACGTCACCGAGCGCCGCGAGTACGAGCGGAAACTCGAGCAGTCCAACGAGCGCCTCGAGCGGTTCGCCTACGCGGCCTCCCACGACCTCCAGGAGCCCCTGCGGATGGTCACGAGCTACCTCCAACTCCTCGAGAACCGCTACGCCGAGGCCTTCGACGAGGACGGCCAGGAGTTCCTCGCGTTCGCGGTCGACGGCGCCGACCGCATGCGCGACATGATCGACGGGCTGCTCGAATATTCGCGGGTCGAGACGCGCGGCGATTCGTTCGAGCCGGCGGACCTGAACGCGGTCGTCGACGAGGTATTGGCGGATCTGCAGTTCCGCATCGAGGAGACCGACGCCGAGATCTCGGTCGCGGACCTTCCGGAACTCGAGGCCGACGCGAGCCAGCTCCGGCAGGTGTTCCAGAACCTGCTCTCGAACGCGCTCACCTACAGCGGCGACGAGCCGCCCCGGGTGCACGTCAGTGCCGACCGGCGCGGCGACGAGTGGGTGCTCTCGGTCGAAGACGACGGGATCGGCATCGATCCAGCCGATCAGGATCGGGTGTTCACGATCTTCGACCGGCTCCACAGCCGCGCGGAGTACGACGGCACCGGGATCGGGCTGGCGCTGTGTGAGCGCATCGTCGAGCGCCACGGTGGCGAGATCTGGGTCGACTCCGAACCCGGCGAGGGCTCGACGTTTTCGTTTACGCTCCCTGCGTCTCGCGACTGAGCGCCGCGACTGAGCGCGAACACGGGCCGATACCGGTAACGCCTCCAGCTACCCCATCCGTTTACTCGGAGCGGACCGTACCGTGCGTATGGGCTGGACGGCCGACGACATCCCCGATCAGAGCGGACGCACCTTCGTCATCACCGGCGCGAACAGCGGCATCGGCCTCGAGGCGACCCGCGAACTCGCGCGCAGCGGCGGCGCCGTCGTCATGGCGTGTCGGAGCGTCGAGCGCGGCGAGGACGCGGCCGACGACGTTCGGGAGGCCGTTCCCGACGCCGACCTCCGCGTCGAGGAACTGGACCTGGCGGACCTCGAATCGATCCGGGCGTTCGCGGATCGCCTGAAAGACGACGCGACGATCGACGTGCTGATCAACAACGCCGGCGTGATGGCGATTCCGCGCAGCGAAACCGCAGACGGGTTCGAGACGCAGTTCGGCGTCAACCACCTCGGCCACTTCGCGCTCACGGGACTGTTGCTCGACCGGCTCGCCACCGGCGACGAGGGCGGGGACGACGACGGCGACGCCCGCGTCGTCACCGTCTCGAGCGGCGTCCACGAGCAGGGCGAGATCGACTTCGAGGACCTCCAAAGCGAGCGGACCTACGACAAGTGGGACGCCTACGCGCAGTCGAAGCTGGCGAACGTCCTGTTCGCGTACGAACTCGAGCGGCGGTTCCTCACGGGCGACATTTCTGCCAAGAGCATCGCGGTGCATCCGGGCTACGCGAACACGGGGTTGCAGACCCGCGGTCCCGAGCAGAGCGGCGACCGGCTGCGGAAGGCGGCGATGCAGCTCATGAACACCCTGTTCGCGCAACCGGCCGAGATGGGCGCGCTCCCGACGCTGTACGCTGCAACGTCGCCCGAGGCCGAGGGCGGCGCGTACTACGGCCCCGGCGGCTTCATGAACATGCGCGGGACGCCCGAGCGGCAGGCCTCTTCCGACCGGTCCTACAACGAGGAGACCGCCCGCCGGCTGTGGGCCGTCTCCGAGGAGCTGACCGACGTTACCTACGACCTGCCCCGGCCGAAGAACCACGCGGATCTCGAGGAAGCGGTCGCGACGTCGTAGCGCGGTGCTCGA includes these proteins:
- a CDS encoding peptidylprolyl isomerase, with translation MGDLTATLHTSKGDIDVELYDERAPRTVENFVGLATGERTWTDPETGEEVDGEPLYDDVLFHRIIEDFMIQTGDPTGTGRGGPGYQFDDEFHDELRHDDAGILSMANSGPNTNGSQFFITLDAQPHLDDRHAVFGKVTDGMDVVREIGSVSTDANDRPQEDVLLESVTVHDE
- a CDS encoding oxidoreductase, with translation MGWTADDIPDQSGRTFVITGANSGIGLEATRELARSGGAVVMACRSVERGEDAADDVREAVPDADLRVEELDLADLESIRAFADRLKDDATIDVLINNAGVMAIPRSETADGFETQFGVNHLGHFALTGLLLDRLATGDEGGDDDGDARVVTVSSGVHEQGEIDFEDLQSERTYDKWDAYAQSKLANVLFAYELERRFLTGDISAKSIAVHPGYANTGLQTRGPEQSGDRLRKAAMQLMNTLFAQPAEMGALPTLYAATSPEAEGGAYYGPGGFMNMRGTPERQASSDRSYNEETARRLWAVSEELTDVTYDLPRPKNHADLEEAVATS
- a CDS encoding succinylglutamate desuccinylase/aspartoacylase family protein; the encoded protein is MGTGTHTSETVTLARLPSGVELTTTVHTYRGDESADEPTDDPAPTLYVQAAQHGREVNGTEVLRRFHDRLPLESLSGTVVAVPVANPLTFDRVSYTTPEIIDSVNPNMNRVWPGDADGSLHQRMAARLWEYAGRADAIVDLHTGSPDMHPHVVFREGDARSRRLAEAFGTALLLGEQADDDADDEWHRRNFAGKLRVAASNESIPSITPELAHNKQILDDVVESGVDGLLDVLRHLEMLPGDVPDREQTLARNHLGQVSAADSGLFRPQPSLEVGDRVMEGTVLGTVYNPTTYEPLQEAVADRDGILYALTREATVVAGDQLASVALVREA
- a CDS encoding PAS domain S-box protein, giving the protein MGSSSTDADHSAQLRRQEAIADLSQQALETGAAAIDQLLDDVTTAVAAALDLEYCTIVESQADGTGAVYRAEGGLETDRIGATVTADRLAQIERALRADGPVVNEFPADGGVPTPLADRGVIDSAAVRIGPRDDPCGVLNAYATDRRAFTEDELAFLERVAAVLASAVENADARRDLERTERRFEAIFEDPNILVGLLEPDGTVIDINGTAMEYVAADLEDVTGEPFWETPWWGEGDDVRDDVREWTERAAAGEYVTFEADLTRPSGEQYTLEGAFRPVTDDDGNVTSVIVSDRDVTVREERERRLSTLMDNVPGMVYRCENERGWPMEFVSDACEDLTGYDPGALERDEVSWGEDVMVQADREKLWQTVQRETVSDEDGHTFSETYRIETADGERRWVRDYGRGLFNEDGDLVAVEGIIADITERKRLEAELAESEQRYRTLVEHFPNGAVALVDEDLTYRTVGGSPTDTAGVTADEVEGKTVSEAVPQPLADELVPRYERALEGESSAFETAIDGRVFDFHVVPVRDDDGEVFAALGMSQDVTERYEYERELEDAKSRLEAATEAGAVGTWEWHVPEDRMVVGETFAETFGVDPESARDGVPLDRFLEAVHEDDRDRVERKIEAALESCGEYEAEYRVRNADGEIRWVVARGRVECDADGDPVRFPGAVTDITERKRAQLQLERTTDQLETLFDVLPVGVIVADGDGEILQANDTAEEIWGGTALDARSVEEYEKYPVWWADSGERAAPEELTLARVLDGEEVTDPDIFEIETDDGERRIIRAEGMPIRNDRGEVIRGVATITDITERREYRRKLEESEQRYRTLIDNFPNGAVALFDEDLRYRIVGGTAFEEIGDAAETIVGKTVHERYPPELATRLETAFEDALEGEASSLEIAFYDRDWMTHTVPVTDDDGEIFGGMVMVQDITERKEREQKLRERERRLEQYKEYTDAILDAIDDVFYVVDEKGELQRWNRSVAEVTGYADEEIDAMSPTELIAPDDHEALFEAIRDGFETGSTSAELTVRTADGEHVPFEFNASRLADPWGNTVLAGIGRDITERLERQRRLEESERRYRTLAQHFPNGAVGVYDRDLAYTLAAGEELGATLPPADRLEGNLMPDIFPEHTVGDLEPVFRAAVEDGETTSTETTFGGRHWRVWATPLRDADGEIFAGLSFAQDVTEQVERQRHLERYETIVEEVNDGVYVVDEDGRFTTVNETYADMVGYDPDDLIGEHVSLVVDDEVADRVSDLEETVAGDAEWPTVEADLRTADGDTVPVEASFAMLPEDGGEWHRVGIVRDISDRKERERQLEESERRYRTLIENFPDGAVGLFDENLTYTVAGGQLLGEAGVQPDDRVGNSVYDTYPDEVVEEIEPYYRAALEGESNTFDVEFYGRQLHAHTLPVRNADGDIYAGMVVVQDVTERREYERKLEQSNERLERFAYAASHDLQEPLRMVTSYLQLLENRYAEAFDEDGQEFLAFAVDGADRMRDMIDGLLEYSRVETRGDSFEPADLNAVVDEVLADLQFRIEETDAEISVADLPELEADASQLRQVFQNLLSNALTYSGDEPPRVHVSADRRGDEWVLSVEDDGIGIDPADQDRVFTIFDRLHSRAEYDGTGIGLALCERIVERHGGEIWVDSEPGEGSTFSFTLPASRD
- a CDS encoding archaea-specific SMC-related protein; protein product: MATQESVPREAQLWARNIGGINETTVELDSGVTVLAGQNATNRTSLLQAFMAALGGESASLKADAEEGEVELELDGDTYTRQLRRAGNTVVTEGDPYLDDPELAELFAFLLESNPARRAVTTQDDLREIILRPIDTDEIEAEITRLTAEKDEISDELDRLESLKSNLPELERQRTDIETQIEEKRAELEEVKEAIEEAEDEADDQQAESDELEEKLEELRERRSELEDVRFDLETERESLAALREEREEIEAERDELPETDAMDRESIDEEIDRLQRQSQSIDGVVSQLQSIVQFNEEMLEGSHPEIRELLAEGDDGASDDGTVTDALLEDDETVRCWTCGSEVQRSEIEATIERLRSLQEEKLSERDEIEDRIESLRAERREIEQTERKRERLRERLTDVQNEIERREGHLEELTEQQDDLETEIDELEDEAAALEAEAEPEEDEDGDEESLLELNRRANELEFSLGRLERELETTTEEIEEIESALEEQDDLEARREEIRDELEDLRTRIDRIEREAVESFNEHMDTVLEILEYENIDRIWIERVGQTVR